A genomic region of Roseateles amylovorans contains the following coding sequences:
- a CDS encoding YciI family protein, translating to MRFMILVKATTPSEAGDMPTTEMLAEMGRFNDELVKAGVMLAGDGLHPSRKGARVQFSGPSRRVIDGPFAETKELVAGFWIWQCASQQEAIEWVKRCPNPMPVDSEIEIRQIFEPSDFGDALTPEVQAQWQEQQDAIKRR from the coding sequence ATGCGATTCATGATTCTGGTCAAGGCGACCACCCCCAGCGAAGCCGGCGACATGCCCACCACCGAGATGTTGGCCGAGATGGGGCGATTCAACGACGAGTTGGTGAAGGCCGGCGTGATGCTGGCCGGTGACGGTCTGCATCCCAGCCGCAAAGGCGCTCGGGTGCAGTTCTCTGGCCCGTCACGCCGGGTGATCGATGGCCCGTTCGCCGAGACCAAGGAGCTGGTGGCCGGCTTCTGGATCTGGCAGTGCGCCTCGCAGCAGGAGGCGATCGAGTGGGTCAAGCGCTGTCCGAACCCGATGCCGGTGGATTCCGAGATCGAGATCCGCCAGATCTTCGAGCCTTCGGACTTCGGAGACGCGCTGACCCCTGAAGTGCAGGCGCAGTGGCAGGAGCAACAGGACGCCATCAAGCGGCGTTGA
- the acnA gene encoding aconitate hydratase AcnA — MPHAFANTVSSFKTASGQTGQFYSLPRLAEQFPAVSKLPVSIRLVLESVLRNCDGQRVTAEHVRQLAHWLPNAPRNEEIPFVVARVVLQDFTGVPLLADLAAMRNVAAAQGKNPKTIEPLVPVDLVVDHSIMIDYFGDKTSLDLNMKLEFERNRERYEFMKWGMQAFDTFGVVPPGFGIVHQVNLEFLARGVHKGSGRNGHGGKGGGEAPVYYPDTLVGTDSHTTMINGIGVVGWGVGGIEAEAGMLGQPVYFLTPDVVGFELSGRLREGVTATDLVLTVTEILRKAKVVGKFVEFFGEGTASLSVPDRATIGNMAPEYGATMGFFPVDERTIDYFKGTGRTQEEIETFEAYFRAQGLFGVPRAGDIDYSQVVKLDLGTVVPSLAGPKRPQDRIVITDLAKTFASLFSKPVTENGFNQPADKLDQRYPLGGAQEGIDIGNGDVLIAAITSCTNTSNPSVMLAAGLLAKKAVYAGLTVQPHIKTSLAPGSRIVTEYLEKAGLLPYLEKLGFSVAAYGCTTCIGNAGDLTPEINEAITSNDLICSAVLSGNRNFEARIHPNIKANFLASPPLVVAYAIAGNVTRDLMTEPVGLGTGGKPVYLGDIWPTSDEIYTLLKLALNPDAYRANYAKVKAEPGQLWEKIKGGTGQVYGWPKSTYIAQPPFFGSFTQTPPALEVGVRNARVMALFGDSITTDHISPAGSIKEVSPAGSYLKAQGVTKADFNSYGSRRGNHEVMMRGTFANVRIKNLMIPTKADGSREEGGLTLFQPGNEKMFIYDAAMRYQAAGVPTVIFAGEEYGTGSSRDWAAKGTQLLGIKAVVAKSFERIHRSNLVGMGVLPLQFRPGDSWESLGLTGHEIIDIELGDEILPQSEATLIIKPVNGAERRVRLILRIDTPIEVEYYRHGGILPYVLRQLLAAA, encoded by the coding sequence ATGCCCCACGCGTTTGCCAACACCGTTTCCAGCTTCAAGACCGCCTCCGGCCAGACCGGCCAGTTCTATTCACTGCCCCGGCTGGCCGAGCAGTTTCCCGCCGTGTCGAAGCTGCCGGTGTCGATCCGGCTGGTGCTGGAATCGGTGCTGCGCAACTGTGACGGCCAGCGGGTGACCGCCGAGCACGTCAGGCAGTTGGCTCACTGGCTGCCCAATGCGCCACGCAACGAGGAAATCCCGTTCGTGGTGGCCCGCGTCGTGCTGCAGGACTTCACCGGCGTGCCGCTGCTGGCCGACCTGGCGGCGATGCGCAATGTGGCGGCCGCACAGGGCAAAAATCCGAAGACCATCGAGCCGCTGGTGCCGGTGGATCTGGTGGTCGATCACTCGATCATGATCGACTACTTCGGCGACAAGACCTCGCTGGACCTCAACATGAAGCTGGAGTTCGAGCGCAATCGCGAGCGCTATGAATTCATGAAGTGGGGCATGCAGGCCTTCGACACCTTCGGCGTGGTCCCGCCGGGCTTCGGCATCGTCCACCAGGTCAACCTGGAGTTCCTGGCGCGCGGCGTGCACAAGGGCAGCGGCCGCAACGGTCACGGCGGCAAGGGCGGTGGCGAGGCGCCGGTCTACTACCCCGACACCCTGGTCGGCACCGACAGCCACACCACGATGATCAACGGCATCGGCGTGGTGGGCTGGGGCGTGGGCGGCATCGAGGCCGAGGCCGGCATGCTGGGCCAGCCGGTGTATTTCCTGACCCCGGACGTGGTGGGCTTCGAGCTCAGCGGCCGACTGCGCGAAGGCGTCACCGCCACCGACCTGGTGCTGACCGTCACCGAGATCCTGCGCAAGGCCAAGGTGGTGGGCAAGTTCGTCGAGTTCTTCGGCGAAGGCACGGCCTCGCTGTCGGTGCCCGACCGCGCCACCATCGGCAATATGGCGCCCGAGTACGGCGCGACCATGGGCTTCTTCCCGGTGGACGAGCGCACCATCGACTATTTCAAGGGCACCGGCCGCACCCAGGAAGAGATCGAGACCTTCGAGGCCTACTTCCGTGCCCAGGGCCTGTTCGGCGTGCCCCGCGCCGGCGACATCGACTACAGCCAGGTGGTGAAGCTCGACCTGGGCACCGTGGTGCCGTCGCTGGCCGGCCCCAAGCGCCCGCAGGACCGGATCGTCATCACCGACCTGGCCAAGACTTTCGCCAGCCTGTTCAGCAAGCCGGTGACCGAGAACGGCTTCAATCAGCCGGCCGACAAGCTGGATCAGCGCTATCCGCTGGGCGGCGCCCAGGAAGGCATCGACATCGGCAATGGCGATGTGCTGATCGCCGCCATCACCTCCTGCACCAACACCTCCAACCCGAGCGTGATGCTGGCTGCCGGCCTGCTGGCCAAGAAGGCGGTCTATGCCGGGCTGACGGTGCAGCCGCACATCAAGACCTCGCTGGCCCCGGGCTCGCGCATCGTCACCGAGTATCTGGAGAAGGCCGGCCTGCTGCCCTACCTGGAGAAGCTGGGCTTCTCGGTGGCGGCCTACGGCTGCACCACCTGCATCGGCAATGCCGGCGACCTGACGCCCGAGATCAACGAGGCGATCACCAGCAACGACCTGATCTGCTCGGCGGTGCTGTCGGGCAACCGCAACTTCGAGGCCCGCATCCATCCCAACATCAAGGCCAATTTCCTGGCCAGCCCGCCGCTGGTGGTGGCCTATGCCATTGCCGGCAATGTGACCCGCGACCTGATGACCGAGCCCGTCGGCCTGGGCACCGGCGGCAAGCCGGTGTATCTGGGCGACATCTGGCCGACCAGCGACGAGATCTACACCCTGCTCAAGCTGGCGCTCAATCCGGACGCCTACCGCGCCAACTATGCCAAGGTGAAGGCCGAACCCGGCCAGCTCTGGGAGAAGATCAAGGGCGGCACCGGCCAGGTCTACGGCTGGCCCAAGAGCACCTACATCGCGCAGCCGCCGTTCTTTGGCAGCTTCACCCAGACGCCGCCGGCCCTGGAGGTGGGGGTGCGCAATGCGCGAGTGATGGCGCTGTTCGGCGACTCGATCACCACCGACCACATCTCCCCGGCCGGCTCGATCAAGGAAGTCTCGCCCGCGGGCAGCTACCTGAAGGCGCAGGGCGTCACCAAGGCCGACTTCAACAGCTACGGCTCGCGCCGCGGCAACCATGAAGTCATGATGCGCGGCACCTTCGCCAATGTCCGGATCAAGAATCTGATGATCCCGACCAAGGCCGACGGATCCCGCGAGGAAGGCGGCCTGACGCTCTTCCAGCCGGGCAACGAGAAGATGTTCATCTACGACGCGGCGATGCGCTACCAGGCCGCCGGCGTGCCGACGGTGATCTTCGCGGGCGAGGAATACGGCACCGGCTCCAGCCGCGACTGGGCGGCCAAGGGCACCCAGTTGCTGGGCATCAAGGCGGTGGTGGCCAAGAGCTTCGAGCGCATCCACCGCTCCAACCTGGTCGGCATGGGCGTGCTGCCGCTGCAGTTCCGCCCCGGCGATTCCTGGGAGAGCCTGGGCCTGACCGGCCACGAGATCATCGACATCGAACTGGGCGACGAGATCCTGCCGCAGTCCGAGGCGACCTTGATCATCAAGCCGGTGAACGGCGCGGAACGCCGCGTGCGGCTGATCCTGCGCATCGACACCCCGATCGAGGTGGAGTATTACCGCCACGGCGGCATCCTGCCTTACGTGCTGCGGCAACTGCTGGCCGCTGCCTGA